Proteins from one Ranitomeya variabilis isolate aRanVar5 chromosome 1, aRanVar5.hap1, whole genome shotgun sequence genomic window:
- the ANKRA2 gene encoding ankyrin repeat family A protein 2 isoform X1 encodes MSSLNNLEGSAELSGEECVSFCLSGMPDIKVEHVMESNSEEGSAQNVAMGMKFILPNRFDMNVCSRFVKSLNEEDSKNIQDQVNSDLEVASVLFKAECNIHTSPSPGIQVRHVYTPSTTKHFSPIKQSTTLTNKHRGNEVSTTPLLVNSLSVHQLAAQGEMVYLASRLEQENVINLTDEEGFTPLMWAAAHGQIAVVEFLLQNGADPQVLGKGRESALSLACSKGYTDIVKMLVECGVDVNEYDWNGGTPLLYAVHGNHVKCVKILLENGADPTIETDSGYNSMDLSVALGHRSVQQVIENHLLHLLQSIKE; translated from the exons ATGTCCTCCTTGAACAATCTGGAGGGCTCGGCTGAGCTGTCGGGTGAAGAGTGTGTAAGCTTCTGTCTGTCCGGCATGCCTGACATCAAAGTGGAACACGTGATGGAGTCCAACTCAGAAGAAGGAAGCGCTCAGAACGTAGCCATGGGAATGAAATTCATTTTACCAAATAGATTTGACATGAATGTCTGTTCTCGCTTCGTCAAGTCCTTGAATGAAGAAGACAGTAAGAATATCCAAGATCAAGTAAACTCTGACCTGGAAGTAGCCTCCGTCCTATTTAAAG CTGAATGCAATATCCACACGTCGCCGTCCCCCGGTATACAGGTCAGACATGTGTACACCCCATCAACCACCAAACATTTCTCCCCCATCAAGCAGTCCACCACACTGACGAACAAGCATCGAGGCAACGAGGTGTCCACTACACCCCTGCTGGTGAATT CTCTGTCTGTTCACCAGTTGGCTGCTCAGGGGGAGATGGTGTATCTGGCAAGTCGTCTTGAACAGG AAAACGTGATCAACCTAACGGATGAAGAAGGATTCACACCGCTGATGTGGGCCGCAGCTCATGGACAAATCGCCGTTGTGGAGTTTCTACTTCAGAAT GGTGCGGATCCTCAAGTCCTCGGGAAAGGGCGCGAAAGTGCTCTGTCCCTGGCAtgtagtaaaggctacacagatatTGTGAAAATGCTGGTGGAATGTGGAGTGGATGTGAACGAGTATGACTGG AATGGAGGAACACCCTTGTTATATGCCGTCCATGGGAATCATGTGAAATGTGTGAAAATTCTTCTAG AGAATGGGGCAGATCCAACCATTGAGACTGACTCTGGCTACAACTCCATGGACCTGTCTGTCGCTCTGGGCCACAGGAGTG TTCAACAAGTCATCGAGAATCACCTTCTGCACCTTCTTCAAAGTATCAAGGAATAA
- the ANKRA2 gene encoding ankyrin repeat family A protein 2 isoform X2, giving the protein MSSLNNLEGSAELSGEECVSFCLSGMPDIKVEHVMESNSEEGSAQNVAMGMKFILPNRFDMNVCSRFVKSLNEEDSKNIQDQVNSDLEVASVLFKAECNIHTSPSPGIQVRHVYTPSTTKHFSPIKQSTTLTNKHRGNEVSTTPLLVNSLSVHQLAAQGEMVYLASRLEQENVINLTDEEGFTPLMWAAAHGQIAVVEFLLQNGADPQVLGKGRESALSLACSKGYTDIVKMLVECGVDVNEYDWNGGTPLLYAVHGNHVKCVKILLGGVISRLLLGQTHTAALSYYDVCRPRNPTR; this is encoded by the exons ATGTCCTCCTTGAACAATCTGGAGGGCTCGGCTGAGCTGTCGGGTGAAGAGTGTGTAAGCTTCTGTCTGTCCGGCATGCCTGACATCAAAGTGGAACACGTGATGGAGTCCAACTCAGAAGAAGGAAGCGCTCAGAACGTAGCCATGGGAATGAAATTCATTTTACCAAATAGATTTGACATGAATGTCTGTTCTCGCTTCGTCAAGTCCTTGAATGAAGAAGACAGTAAGAATATCCAAGATCAAGTAAACTCTGACCTGGAAGTAGCCTCCGTCCTATTTAAAG CTGAATGCAATATCCACACGTCGCCGTCCCCCGGTATACAGGTCAGACATGTGTACACCCCATCAACCACCAAACATTTCTCCCCCATCAAGCAGTCCACCACACTGACGAACAAGCATCGAGGCAACGAGGTGTCCACTACACCCCTGCTGGTGAATT CTCTGTCTGTTCACCAGTTGGCTGCTCAGGGGGAGATGGTGTATCTGGCAAGTCGTCTTGAACAGG AAAACGTGATCAACCTAACGGATGAAGAAGGATTCACACCGCTGATGTGGGCCGCAGCTCATGGACAAATCGCCGTTGTGGAGTTTCTACTTCAGAAT GGTGCGGATCCTCAAGTCCTCGGGAAAGGGCGCGAAAGTGCTCTGTCCCTGGCAtgtagtaaaggctacacagatatTGTGAAAATGCTGGTGGAATGTGGAGTGGATGTGAACGAGTATGACTGG AATGGAGGAACACCCTTGTTATATGCCGTCCATGGGAATCATGTGAAATGTGTGAAAATTCTTCTAG gcgGTGTCATATCTAGGCTTCTGCTTGGACAAACTCATACAGCAGCACTCTCTTATTACGACGTCTGTAGACCAAGGAATCCGACAAG GTAA